Proteins co-encoded in one Pseudarthrobacter chlorophenolicus A6 genomic window:
- the yajC gene encoding preprotein translocase subunit YajC — translation MSILLFVMLGVFIFMMFRRNKKTQQQQAELQSKFGPGVDVMTSFGLFGRIVDIDEAENKVTLELSPGNLATVHRQAVTKVMEPAVAPEADAPAVPDDASSLTSTEPAGTTAAPATAAETTAAPATAAESTAFPAETPDETLKRLNDEGKKDS, via the coding sequence ATGTCAATTCTCCTGTTCGTCATGCTCGGCGTGTTCATCTTCATGATGTTCCGCCGCAACAAGAAGACGCAGCAGCAGCAGGCGGAGCTCCAGTCGAAGTTCGGCCCGGGCGTCGATGTCATGACCAGCTTCGGCCTCTTCGGCCGGATCGTGGACATCGATGAGGCTGAAAACAAGGTCACCCTGGAACTCTCCCCGGGCAACCTGGCCACCGTGCACCGCCAGGCCGTCACCAAGGTGATGGAACCGGCCGTCGCACCGGAAGCCGATGCTCCCGCCGTACCGGACGATGCTTCGTCCCTGACCTCCACGGAGCCGGCCGGTACCACTGCTGCGCCGGCCACGGCTGCTGAGACCACTGCTGCGCCCGCCACGGCCGCTGAGTCCACTGCGTTCCCGGCCGAAACTCCGGACGAAACCCTGAAGCGCCTCAACGATGAGGGCAAGAAGGACAGCTAG
- the ruvB gene encoding Holliday junction branch migration DNA helicase RuvB yields MAEPSLVAAGEEPEERAIEAALRPKNLDDFVGQHRVRKQLSLVLKASRMRGRSADHVLFSGPPGLGKTTLAMIVAAEMNAPLRISSGPAIQHAGDLAAILSSLSEGEVLFLDEIHRMSRPAEEMLYMAMEDFRVDIVVGKGAGATAIPLELPPFTLVGATTRAGLLPGPLRDRFGFTGHLEFYSVPELELVLRRSAGLLDLKVNSAGFSEIAGRSRGTPRIANRLLRRVRDWALVHGVDQIDARSASAALDMYEVDKKGLDRLDRSVLEALITKFGGGPVGLSTLAIAVGEETETVETVAEPFLVREGLLGRTPRGRIAMAPAWTHLGYAIPAGVFGQEQLDLFDRETGAEVTGEWAPESQ; encoded by the coding sequence GTGGCTGAACCGTCACTGGTGGCCGCGGGGGAGGAGCCCGAGGAACGGGCCATTGAAGCTGCCCTCCGCCCCAAAAACCTGGACGACTTCGTGGGCCAGCACCGCGTCCGGAAACAGTTGTCCCTGGTTCTCAAAGCCTCACGCATGCGCGGCCGCAGCGCCGACCATGTGCTGTTTTCGGGTCCGCCGGGCCTGGGCAAGACCACCCTTGCCATGATCGTGGCTGCGGAAATGAACGCACCGCTGCGCATCAGCAGCGGCCCCGCCATCCAGCATGCCGGAGACCTCGCCGCCATCCTGTCCTCGTTGTCCGAGGGCGAAGTCCTCTTCCTCGACGAAATCCACCGCATGTCCAGGCCAGCCGAAGAAATGCTCTACATGGCCATGGAGGATTTCCGCGTGGACATCGTGGTGGGCAAAGGCGCAGGCGCCACCGCCATCCCGCTGGAACTTCCACCCTTCACGCTGGTGGGGGCCACCACCCGGGCCGGGCTGCTTCCCGGCCCGCTCCGGGACCGGTTCGGTTTCACCGGCCACCTGGAGTTCTACTCGGTTCCTGAACTGGAACTTGTCCTGCGGCGCTCGGCCGGCCTGCTGGACCTGAAGGTCAATTCCGCCGGCTTCAGCGAGATCGCGGGCCGGTCCCGGGGAACCCCCCGCATCGCCAACCGGCTGCTGCGCCGCGTACGCGACTGGGCGCTGGTCCATGGAGTAGACCAGATCGACGCCCGGTCCGCCTCAGCCGCGCTCGACATGTATGAGGTTGACAAAAAGGGACTGGACCGGCTTGACCGTTCCGTGCTCGAGGCGCTGATCACCAAGTTCGGCGGCGGGCCTGTGGGGCTTTCCACGCTGGCGATCGCCGTCGGCGAAGAAACCGAAACAGTCGAGACGGTCGCGGAGCCTTTTCTCGTCCGCGAAGGGCTCCTGGGCCGCACCCCGCGTGGCCGCATCGCCATGGCGCCGGCCTGGACCCACCTGGGGTACGCCATCCCCGCGGGGGTGTTCGGCCAGGAACAGCTGGACCTTTTCGACCGCGAAACCGGTGCCGAGGTCACGGGGGAGTGGGCTCCGGAGAGCCAATAA
- the ruvA gene encoding Holliday junction branch migration protein RuvA, translating into MISFLRGTVAHVGLSTAVIDLNGAGMSVYATPQTLSRLHVGEEGKVFTSLIVREDSMTLFGFADDDEREVFEVLLSVSGVGPRLALAVLAVHDPEAIRVAAHTGDNKTFTKVPGIGPKVAGRIVLELAGKLVPHGTAPAAATTAAEASWKPQVVAAMTSLGWSEKDASASIDKALADEPEVSFRGNVPEILRTTLRWLGQDGARAGNRVGSRG; encoded by the coding sequence TTGATCAGTTTCCTCCGCGGAACCGTAGCGCACGTAGGCCTGTCCACGGCCGTCATCGACTTGAACGGTGCGGGCATGAGCGTCTACGCCACCCCGCAGACCCTCAGCCGGCTCCACGTGGGCGAAGAGGGAAAGGTCTTCACCTCCCTGATAGTCCGCGAGGATTCGATGACGCTGTTTGGTTTTGCGGACGACGACGAACGGGAAGTTTTTGAGGTCCTGCTGAGTGTGAGCGGGGTTGGTCCGCGCCTCGCACTGGCCGTTTTGGCGGTCCACGATCCCGAGGCGATCCGCGTCGCTGCGCATACCGGCGACAACAAGACCTTCACCAAGGTTCCCGGCATTGGACCGAAGGTGGCCGGACGGATCGTCCTTGAGTTGGCCGGCAAGCTCGTTCCGCACGGAACGGCGCCTGCTGCCGCCACCACGGCGGCGGAGGCCAGCTGGAAACCGCAGGTGGTTGCCGCCATGACCAGCCTCGGCTGGTCGGAAAAGGACGCGTCGGCGAGCATTGACAAGGCTCTGGCGGACGAACCCGAAGTTTCGTTCCGCGGCAACGTCCCGGAAATACTCCGGACCACCCTCCGCTGGCTCGGCCAGGACGGCGCGCGGGCTGGCAACCGGGTAGGCAGCCGTGGCTGA
- the ruvC gene encoding crossover junction endodeoxyribonuclease RuvC: MTLRVLGVDPGLTRCGIGVVDVERNRRATMVAVGVVGTSPDESLDQRLLVIATAIDEWLDRYEPQVLAVERVFSQLNVSTVMGVAQASGVVIAAAARRGIPVALHTPSEVKAAVTGSGSSNKDAVTKLVTKILRLDAPPRPADAADALALAITHAWRAGSGASVATTGPGSSSLTPAQRAWAEAEAKARRAR; encoded by the coding sequence ATGACGCTCCGTGTCCTGGGCGTGGACCCGGGCCTGACCCGCTGCGGCATCGGCGTTGTGGATGTCGAGCGGAACCGGCGCGCCACCATGGTGGCCGTCGGCGTCGTTGGAACCTCGCCTGACGAATCCCTGGACCAGCGGCTGCTGGTGATCGCTACTGCCATCGACGAATGGCTGGACCGCTACGAGCCCCAGGTGCTCGCCGTCGAACGCGTCTTCTCGCAGTTGAACGTCAGCACCGTGATGGGCGTGGCGCAGGCGTCCGGTGTGGTGATTGCCGCGGCAGCGCGGCGGGGGATCCCGGTGGCGCTTCACACGCCGTCGGAGGTCAAGGCGGCCGTAACGGGCAGCGGCTCATCGAACAAGGACGCAGTGACCAAACTGGTCACCAAGATCCTCCGCCTCGACGCGCCGCCCCGTCCGGCCGATGCAGCGGACGCCCTGGCGCTGGCCATTACGCACGCCTGGCGCGCCGGCAGCGGGGCATCTGTTGCCACCACCGGTCCGGGCAGTTCGTCGCTGACACCGGCCCAGCGTGCGTGGGCCGAGGCCGAAGCGAAGGCGCGCCGCGCACGCTGA
- a CDS encoding YebC/PmpR family DNA-binding transcriptional regulator, producing MSGHSKWATTKHKKAIIDSRRAKSFAKLIKNIEVAARMGGPDLAGNPGLELAVTKAKKTSVPNDNIDRAIKRGAGLTGEVVDYTEIMYEARGPQGSALLIECLTDNKNRAASEVRLAISRNGGTIADPGSVSYLFNRKGVVNLPKNGLGEDDVLMAVLDAGAEEVKDNGESFEIHSEPGDLPAIREALKDAGIEYDTDEVEFVPSMQVELDVDGARKFMKLADALEELDDVQNVYSNADFSDEVQAALESE from the coding sequence ATGTCAGGCCACTCCAAATGGGCGACGACCAAGCACAAAAAGGCGATCATTGACAGCCGCCGCGCAAAGTCCTTCGCCAAGCTGATCAAGAACATCGAAGTTGCCGCCCGCATGGGCGGACCGGACCTGGCCGGCAACCCCGGCCTTGAACTGGCGGTCACCAAGGCGAAGAAGACCTCGGTCCCCAACGACAACATCGACCGCGCCATCAAGCGCGGCGCAGGCCTCACCGGCGAAGTGGTGGACTACACCGAAATCATGTACGAGGCCCGCGGTCCGCAGGGTTCAGCCCTGCTGATCGAGTGCCTCACCGACAACAAGAACCGCGCGGCATCCGAGGTCCGCCTCGCGATCTCCCGCAACGGCGGCACCATCGCCGATCCCGGTTCCGTCAGCTACCTGTTCAACCGCAAAGGCGTGGTGAACCTGCCCAAGAACGGCCTGGGCGAGGACGACGTCCTCATGGCCGTCCTGGATGCCGGTGCCGAAGAGGTCAAGGACAACGGCGAATCCTTCGAGATCCACTCCGAGCCGGGCGACCTTCCGGCCATCCGCGAAGCCCTCAAAGACGCCGGCATCGAATACGACACCGATGAGGTGGAGTTCGTTCCGTCCATGCAGGTGGAGCTGGACGTCGACGGCGCGCGGAAGTTCATGAAGCTGGCCGACGCCCTCGAAGAGCTCGACGACGTCCAGAACGTCTACAGCAACGCCGATTTCAGCGACGAGGTCCAGGCCGCCCTGGAATCAGAGTGA
- the pdxT gene encoding pyridoxal 5'-phosphate synthase glutaminase subunit PdxT: MTNSLSAESARVGSGLRIGVLALQGDFREHLRAAAESGAEGVSVRRPRELDGLDGLIIPGGESTAIDKLARAFELAGPLRERIAGGLPVYGSCAGMILLASDIADPATDLSGAPQQTFGGLDMTVRRNAFGRQRESFETDLDFKGLEFSATDADVAPVHAVFIRGPWVERVGPGVEILAQVEPADPEHASHTAELPGAARIVAVRSGRLLATSFHPEVTGEKRVHELFIRMIRGEA; the protein is encoded by the coding sequence ATGACAAACTCCCTTTCCGCCGAGTCCGCACGCGTGGGCTCGGGCCTTCGGATCGGCGTCCTGGCGCTTCAGGGCGACTTCCGCGAGCACCTGCGTGCCGCGGCGGAATCCGGTGCCGAGGGGGTCAGCGTCCGGCGTCCCCGGGAACTCGACGGCCTTGATGGGCTCATCATCCCCGGCGGTGAGTCCACGGCCATCGACAAGCTCGCGCGGGCCTTTGAGCTGGCCGGGCCGCTGCGTGAGCGCATCGCCGGAGGATTGCCGGTCTACGGTTCCTGCGCGGGCATGATCCTGCTGGCCTCAGACATTGCCGACCCCGCCACGGACCTTTCGGGTGCCCCCCAGCAGACATTCGGCGGGCTGGACATGACCGTCCGCCGCAACGCCTTCGGACGCCAGCGCGAATCCTTCGAGACGGACCTCGACTTCAAAGGCCTGGAGTTCAGCGCCACCGACGCCGATGTTGCCCCGGTCCATGCCGTTTTCATCCGCGGACCGTGGGTGGAGCGCGTAGGCCCCGGGGTGGAAATCCTCGCCCAGGTTGAGCCGGCCGATCCCGAGCATGCGTCCCACACCGCCGAACTGCCCGGGGCCGCTAGAATTGTGGCAGTGCGTTCCGGCCGGCTGCTGGCCACCTCCTTCCATCCGGAAGTGACCGGGGAGAAACGCGTACACGAACTTTTTATCCGCATGATCAGAGGAGAAGCGTAA
- a CDS encoding Mur ligase family protein: MPFYTVPLGKLVRRVSRLRGGGSALPGLVVEKIDPGFMRRTLTTLPHGVAVVSGTNGKTTTTKMVVELLESQGLKVFTNRTGSNFTRGVAAALLGEVDWRGRLDADVAVLELDEAHAVHFVNSVPPKYCLLLNVLRDQLDRFGEIDKTAQLLQHIAAKTTGTVVLNREDPRVARIAETLTGQEVRYFGLDDSLLGTFPNDDDMRAAPGSPAPAGLPEKPAADVVLRKVGADSAEFEYDGGTVSTAMKLRGVYNIFNAAAALTLARSICGGAAADTNHETLLEALSQVAPAFGRGESLTVEGQPLDLVLVKNPSGFRLGLKSFPAGGYATMIAINDNYADGRDMSWLWDVEFDSLRAGGVDQLTGSRAYDMALRLQYDDVRIGAVEPDIAPALAAFIRGAKGQPKRIFCTYTAMLAIRRELSKITTVEVVS; this comes from the coding sequence ATGCCCTTTTACACTGTTCCGCTTGGCAAACTGGTGCGCCGGGTATCCCGGCTTCGAGGCGGCGGGTCCGCGCTGCCGGGGCTCGTCGTCGAAAAGATCGACCCCGGTTTCATGCGGCGGACACTCACTACCCTTCCGCATGGTGTGGCCGTGGTCAGCGGCACGAACGGGAAGACCACCACCACCAAGATGGTGGTGGAGCTGCTCGAAAGCCAGGGCCTGAAGGTTTTTACGAACCGCACCGGAAGCAATTTCACCCGCGGCGTTGCCGCTGCCCTGCTGGGCGAGGTCGACTGGCGTGGGCGGCTGGACGCCGACGTCGCCGTCCTCGAACTGGACGAGGCCCACGCCGTGCACTTCGTGAACAGCGTGCCGCCGAAGTACTGCCTGCTGCTGAACGTCCTGCGCGACCAGCTGGACCGGTTCGGTGAGATCGACAAGACAGCCCAGCTCCTGCAGCACATCGCCGCGAAAACCACCGGGACCGTGGTGCTGAACCGCGAAGACCCGAGGGTGGCCAGGATCGCGGAAACCCTCACGGGCCAGGAGGTCCGGTACTTCGGCCTGGACGACTCGCTGCTGGGCACCTTCCCCAACGACGACGATATGCGCGCCGCTCCGGGCAGCCCCGCGCCGGCGGGCCTCCCGGAGAAGCCCGCGGCCGACGTCGTGCTCCGCAAAGTGGGCGCCGACAGTGCCGAGTTTGAGTACGACGGCGGGACCGTCAGTACCGCGATGAAGCTCCGCGGGGTCTACAACATCTTCAACGCGGCCGCTGCGCTGACCTTGGCGCGCAGCATTTGCGGCGGAGCCGCGGCGGACACCAACCACGAAACCCTGCTGGAGGCCCTGTCCCAGGTGGCACCCGCCTTCGGCCGCGGCGAAAGCCTCACGGTGGAAGGCCAGCCCCTGGACCTGGTGCTGGTGAAGAACCCCAGCGGTTTCCGCCTTGGACTCAAGTCCTTTCCGGCGGGCGGTTACGCCACCATGATCGCCATCAATGACAACTACGCCGACGGCCGGGACATGTCCTGGCTGTGGGACGTGGAATTCGATTCGCTCCGGGCCGGAGGCGTGGACCAGCTGACCGGTTCCCGCGCCTACGACATGGCCCTGCGGCTCCAGTATGACGACGTCCGCATCGGTGCCGTGGAACCCGACATCGCACCGGCCCTCGCCGCGTTCATCCGGGGTGCGAAGGGTCAGCCCAAGCGCATCTTCTGTACCTATACGGCCATGCTCGCCATCCGGCGCGAACTGTCGAAGATCACCACCGTGGAGGTTGTCTCTTGA
- a CDS encoding type 1 glutamine amidotransferase: MSQEIPGTAGPSAAGGKGVLRVVQLYPRDMNIYGDWGNALVLQQRIRWHGYTPELLEYNVGDPFPDDVDIIVGGGGQDSGQLVIQDDLQARADSLKELAEAGTPMLVICGLYQLFGRFFKTRTGSVIEGIGILNVETHGTDERLIGNVKVTTSEFGEVLGYENHSGQTTLGDGVRPLGTVAKGTGNNSSDGHEGARYRNIVASYLHGSLLPKNPAIADFLIRTAAERKFGAFEPGLPDDRYAELARDHAARRPR, translated from the coding sequence TTGAGCCAGGAAATTCCGGGCACAGCTGGTCCGTCAGCCGCTGGCGGGAAGGGCGTCCTCAGGGTGGTCCAGCTGTATCCGCGCGACATGAACATCTACGGCGACTGGGGCAACGCCCTGGTGCTGCAGCAGCGGATCCGGTGGCACGGGTACACGCCCGAACTGCTGGAATACAACGTGGGTGACCCCTTCCCCGATGATGTGGACATCATTGTGGGCGGCGGCGGCCAGGACAGCGGGCAGCTGGTCATTCAGGATGATTTGCAGGCCCGGGCGGATTCCCTCAAGGAACTCGCTGAAGCCGGCACGCCGATGCTGGTGATCTGCGGCCTCTACCAGCTCTTCGGCCGGTTCTTCAAAACCAGGACCGGCTCGGTGATTGAGGGAATCGGCATCCTCAACGTCGAAACCCATGGCACCGATGAGCGCCTGATCGGCAACGTCAAGGTAACCACCTCTGAGTTCGGCGAGGTGCTGGGCTACGAAAACCACAGCGGCCAGACCACCCTGGGGGACGGTGTGCGCCCGCTCGGCACCGTGGCGAAGGGAACCGGCAACAACAGCAGCGACGGCCACGAAGGCGCCCGCTACCGCAATATTGTGGCCAGTTACCTGCACGGCTCGCTGCTTCCGAAGAACCCGGCCATCGCGGATTTCCTGATCCGGACAGCTGCAGAGCGCAAGTTTGGAGCCTTCGAGCCCGGCCTCCCGGACGACCGGTACGCGGAACTCGCACGGGACCACGCGGCACGCAGGCCGCGCTGA
- a CDS encoding CapA family protein, protein MGKSTGRAPARSRTVARLQRRMRAVLVAGLLLLAGPAAGCGLVAQGAGAGGSAAGTASTKGPHPGMPSVTAPPSGAPTAPAPSPTPGKGPRCPVLRCASVVVTGGMLVHSGIWQEAQKEAAASGKPGPDLLPMLEGQRRYLERSDLAICHQGTPVAKPDGPFSGHPSFNAPRQIVTAAKDVGYQACTTAGEHILDRATDGLLRTVDALDAAGLKHTGSYRTATESQQILILQAPAAKVAVIGATFGINGKTPEYPWQVDMLDPSTMIAKARKARSLGADVVIGAMYAGNGHGGDGHAGAPGTLQTDAARALADSGQFNLVYGHSEAVLPIENYRGTWIAYGLGHGTTEVSPAHPAGNEGLLVRAQFGQDAAGTWIVTDLAWTPTTMVGNPYRWCPAAADAPQGPCAGAPAHDATRQRTIGVVNSMGAAAAGAHELLITLEP, encoded by the coding sequence ATGGGGAAAAGTACCGGGCGGGCTCCTGCGCGCTCCCGCACGGTTGCCAGGCTGCAGCGGCGGATGCGCGCTGTGTTGGTGGCAGGCCTGCTGCTCCTGGCCGGCCCGGCGGCCGGGTGCGGTCTTGTGGCGCAAGGGGCCGGCGCAGGCGGGTCAGCCGCCGGCACCGCGTCCACCAAGGGCCCACACCCCGGAATGCCGTCCGTTACCGCCCCGCCTTCCGGTGCTCCAACAGCCCCGGCACCTTCGCCCACACCGGGCAAGGGCCCGCGGTGCCCGGTGCTGCGCTGCGCGTCGGTGGTGGTCACCGGCGGCATGCTGGTCCACAGCGGCATCTGGCAGGAGGCGCAGAAGGAAGCCGCTGCCTCCGGGAAGCCCGGCCCGGATTTACTCCCGATGCTGGAGGGGCAGCGGCGCTATCTGGAGCGGAGCGACCTCGCCATCTGCCACCAGGGAACCCCCGTGGCAAAACCGGACGGGCCGTTTTCCGGTCACCCCTCGTTCAACGCCCCGCGGCAGATCGTCACCGCTGCGAAGGATGTCGGCTACCAAGCCTGCACCACCGCGGGCGAGCACATCCTTGACCGCGCTACCGATGGACTCCTGCGGACAGTGGATGCCCTGGATGCGGCGGGCCTGAAACACACCGGTTCCTACCGCACCGCCACAGAGTCCCAGCAGATCCTCATCCTGCAGGCCCCTGCAGCAAAGGTGGCCGTCATCGGGGCAACCTTCGGCATCAACGGGAAGACTCCGGAATACCCGTGGCAGGTGGACATGCTGGACCCCAGCACCATGATTGCCAAGGCCAGGAAGGCGCGGAGCCTGGGCGCCGACGTCGTGATCGGTGCCATGTACGCAGGAAACGGACACGGCGGAGACGGGCACGCCGGTGCCCCGGGCACCCTGCAAACGGACGCGGCCCGTGCGCTGGCGGACAGTGGGCAGTTCAACCTGGTCTATGGCCATTCCGAGGCGGTGCTCCCCATCGAGAATTACAGGGGCACCTGGATTGCCTACGGGCTGGGTCACGGGACCACGGAAGTTTCCCCTGCGCATCCGGCCGGGAACGAGGGCCTGCTGGTCCGCGCGCAGTTCGGCCAGGACGCCGCAGGAACCTGGATCGTCACGGACCTGGCGTGGACGCCCACCACCATGGTCGGGAATCCCTACCGGTGGTGTCCGGCGGCCGCAGATGCGCCGCAGGGGCCCTGCGCTGGTGCACCGGCCCACGACGCAACGCGGCAGCGGACCATTGGCGTGGTGAACTCCATGGGAGCCGCAGCGGCCGGTGCCCACGAACTCCTCATCACCCTCGAACCCTGA
- a CDS encoding M3 family metallopeptidase gives MTNPLLSPSPLPYGLPPFARIEAAHYAEAIEAGLSEHLAEIDRIVQNPEVPTFANTAVAMEQAGRLLDRAAASFFTLVSADASPEIRELETKFSPRFSAHQDELYLNHALYERFRGIDTSACDPESARLVDEYLKEFRQTGIQLDPAGQDRLRAVNAELARLGTEFGQRVKEGMKSAALLVEDAEELAGLPADDVAAAAEAARAAGHEGQFLLGLIQPSNQPALASLTDRAVRRRLFEASAARGSNGGPLDVLDLARSTARLRAEKASLLGFANYAELVADRQTAPDFGAVQSMLNRMAPAAVRNADREAAALAESAGHPLEPWDWAYYSAKVRREKYSVDEQALRPYFELERVLRDGVFFAAGSLYGTSFHEREDLVGYHPDVRVWEVRDSDGGALGLFLGDYYSRESKRGGAWMNSLVDQNSLLGTRPVVMNTLNIAKPAPGEPTLLTLDEVRTVFHEFGHALHGLFSDVTYPRFSGTAVPRDFVEFPSQVNEMWIMWPEVLTNYARHHATGEPLPQDVVDRLEESRLWGEGFATTEYLGAALLDLAWHVLEQDAVPDDALAFEAKSLAAAGIAHALIPPRYRTGYFQHIFAGAGYAAGYYSYIWSEVLDAETVDWFTENGGLTRANGDRFRQELLSRGNSRDPLESFRILRGRDAKLEPLLKRRGLE, from the coding sequence ATGACTAACCCCCTGCTGTCTCCCAGCCCCCTGCCGTACGGGCTCCCGCCCTTCGCCCGCATCGAGGCCGCCCATTACGCCGAGGCCATCGAAGCGGGCCTGTCTGAGCACCTCGCTGAAATAGACCGCATTGTGCAGAATCCGGAGGTGCCCACCTTCGCGAACACGGCTGTGGCGATGGAGCAGGCCGGCCGGTTGCTGGACCGTGCAGCCGCATCGTTCTTCACCCTGGTTTCGGCGGATGCTTCGCCGGAGATCAGGGAGCTGGAAACAAAGTTCTCGCCGCGTTTTTCTGCCCACCAGGATGAGCTCTACCTGAACCATGCACTGTATGAACGTTTCCGGGGCATCGACACCTCCGCCTGCGACCCCGAGTCGGCCCGGCTGGTGGATGAGTACCTGAAGGAGTTCCGGCAAACGGGTATCCAGCTCGATCCCGCCGGACAGGACCGGCTCAGGGCCGTTAACGCAGAACTCGCCCGGCTGGGCACGGAGTTCGGCCAGCGCGTCAAGGAGGGGATGAAGTCCGCGGCGCTGCTTGTCGAGGATGCGGAAGAACTGGCCGGCCTGCCCGCCGACGACGTCGCCGCCGCAGCGGAGGCGGCCCGGGCAGCAGGACATGAGGGGCAGTTCCTGCTGGGGCTTATCCAGCCAAGCAACCAGCCTGCCCTTGCCTCGCTCACGGACCGGGCCGTCCGGCGTCGGCTGTTCGAAGCATCTGCTGCCCGGGGCAGCAACGGCGGACCCCTGGATGTCCTGGACCTGGCCAGGTCCACGGCCCGGCTGCGGGCAGAGAAAGCCTCGCTTCTCGGTTTCGCGAATTACGCGGAACTGGTGGCGGACCGCCAGACTGCACCCGACTTCGGGGCAGTTCAGTCCATGCTGAACCGCATGGCCCCCGCCGCCGTCCGCAACGCGGACCGTGAAGCGGCCGCCCTTGCCGAATCCGCCGGGCACCCTCTGGAACCGTGGGACTGGGCCTACTACTCGGCGAAAGTCCGCCGGGAGAAGTACAGTGTGGACGAACAGGCCCTCCGCCCCTACTTCGAGCTGGAGCGCGTGCTGCGGGACGGCGTCTTCTTCGCGGCCGGATCCCTGTACGGGACCAGCTTCCATGAGCGGGAGGACTTGGTTGGCTACCATCCCGACGTTCGGGTCTGGGAGGTCAGGGATTCCGACGGCGGCGCGCTGGGGCTGTTCCTGGGCGACTATTATTCCCGCGAGTCCAAGCGGGGCGGAGCATGGATGAACTCGCTGGTGGACCAGAACTCCCTGCTGGGTACCAGGCCCGTGGTGATGAACACCCTCAACATCGCCAAACCGGCGCCGGGTGAACCGACACTCCTGACGCTTGACGAGGTCCGGACGGTCTTCCACGAGTTCGGCCACGCACTGCACGGGCTCTTTTCCGACGTCACCTACCCGCGGTTTTCCGGGACGGCTGTCCCCCGCGACTTCGTGGAGTTCCCGTCCCAGGTCAACGAAATGTGGATCATGTGGCCGGAGGTCCTCACCAACTACGCCCGCCACCACGCCACCGGCGAACCGTTGCCGCAGGACGTTGTGGACCGGCTGGAAGAGTCCAGGCTTTGGGGCGAAGGTTTTGCCACCACCGAGTACCTGGGCGCCGCCTTGCTGGACCTGGCGTGGCATGTGCTGGAACAGGATGCCGTCCCGGACGATGCGCTCGCGTTTGAGGCGAAGTCCCTCGCTGCGGCGGGAATTGCGCACGCCCTCATCCCGCCGCGGTACCGGACCGGTTACTTCCAGCACATTTTCGCCGGTGCGGGATACGCCGCCGGCTACTACTCCTACATTTGGAGCGAGGTCCTGGATGCCGAGACGGTGGACTGGTTCACGGAGAACGGCGGGCTTACCAGGGCCAACGGCGACCGGTTCCGGCAGGAACTGCTTTCGCGCGGCAACAGCCGCGACCCCCTGGAGTCCTTCCGGATCCTGAGGGGCCGCGACGCCAAACTGGAACCCCTGCTCAAGCGCCGCGGCCTGGAGTAA
- the pdxS gene encoding pyridoxal 5'-phosphate synthase lyase subunit PdxS, which yields MSTPDVSNEAGSPANSVTGSSRVKRGMAEMLKGGVIMDVVNVEQARIAEDAGAVAVMALERVPADIRAQGGVSRMSDPDMIDAIIDAVSIPVMAKARIGHFVEAQVLQSLGVDYIDESEVLTPADYINHIDKWNFKVPFVCGATNLGEALRRINEGAAMIRSKGEAGTGDVSNATGHMRQIRAEIAKLAALPEDELYVAAKELQAPYELVKEVAAAGKLPVVLFTAGGIATPADAAMMMQLGADGVFVGSGIFKSGNPAQRAAAVVKATTFFDDPDVIAKASRGLGEAMVGINVDEIPQPHRLAERGW from the coding sequence GTGTCTACACCAGATGTAAGCAACGAGGCCGGTTCGCCCGCGAACAGCGTCACGGGCAGCAGCCGCGTGAAGCGCGGCATGGCTGAGATGCTCAAGGGCGGCGTCATCATGGACGTCGTCAACGTTGAACAGGCCCGCATCGCCGAAGACGCCGGTGCTGTTGCAGTCATGGCGCTGGAACGCGTTCCGGCCGATATCCGCGCCCAGGGCGGTGTGTCGCGCATGTCCGATCCGGACATGATCGACGCCATCATCGACGCCGTGTCCATTCCGGTCATGGCGAAGGCCCGCATCGGCCACTTCGTCGAAGCCCAGGTCCTCCAGTCCCTCGGCGTGGACTACATTGACGAGTCCGAGGTCCTTACCCCGGCCGACTACATCAACCACATCGACAAGTGGAACTTCAAGGTTCCCTTCGTCTGTGGCGCCACCAACCTCGGTGAGGCCCTGCGCCGCATCAACGAAGGCGCGGCGATGATCCGGTCCAAGGGCGAGGCCGGCACCGGCGATGTTTCCAACGCCACCGGCCACATGCGCCAGATCCGTGCCGAGATCGCCAAGCTCGCAGCCCTGCCCGAGGACGAACTGTACGTCGCGGCCAAGGAACTGCAGGCCCCGTACGAACTGGTCAAGGAAGTTGCCGCTGCCGGCAAGCTCCCGGTGGTGCTGTTCACCGCCGGCGGCATCGCCACCCCGGCCGACGCCGCCATGATGATGCAGCTCGGCGCCGACGGCGTGTTCGTTGGCTCCGGCATCTTCAAGTCCGGCAACCCCGCCCAGCGCGCGGCCGCCGTCGTGAAGGCCACCACCTTCTTCGATGACCCCGACGTCATCGCCAAGGCCTCCCGCGGCCTCGGCGAAGCCATGGTGGGCATCAACGTCGACGAGATCCCCCAGCCGCACCGCCTCGCCGAGCGCGGCTGGTAA